TTCATCACCTTCAAAAATTGCGATGGTTGATTCATTTGACAATTCAACCATTGTTTCAAATCCTTCTAATTTAGCTCCAACAAGATAATCAAACTTTATTTTATGGTAATTCAACACGTGCATAACCATTGAAGTAATGGTAGTTTTACCATGACTGCCACCAATAACAACTCTTAATTTATTTTTGGTTTGTTCATAAAAGTATTCAGGAAATGAATAAATTTTTAATTTCAGTTTTTTTGCTTTTATTAATTCGGGATTATCAATACGGGCATGCATACCAAGGATTACAACATCAATATTGCTATTTATTCTTGTTTCGTCCCATCCGTTTTTTTCAGGAAGTAATCCATGTTTTTTTAATCTTGATTTTGATGGCTCAAAAATCTCATCATCTGAGCCTGTAACTTTCATGCCTTTTTTATGTAATGAAATAGCCATATTGTGCATCACACTACCACCAATTGAAATAAAATGAATTTTCATTCGTTAAATTTTAAATAAAATGAAACCATTATGCACAAAAGTACATAAAAAGAGATAATATTATATATAAAAACCCGTAAGGTTTTAAAAACCTTGTGGGTCTCAAAAAATATATAATTTTGCTGTTATTAAAAGAAATTCAGTATATTATCTGTTATTTAAAAATTTGCAATACATTATAAACATTAATTAAGAATAATTAGATTCCGTCTATAAAGTTATTTTATTTTGAATAAATATAAAATCACAAATTTCAAGCCCAAAATACAAATAATAATCAAATCCCAATAACCTAAATATCAAACTTTTTTGGTCTTTGAGTGTTGAATATTGTAATTTATTTGAGATTTGTTTTTTGTTATTTGTAATTTAGCTTAAAATATATCACAACATTATGGACAAACATTATTAGGTATTAAAAATGGTTTATCCCCAGAATTTTGAATATAAGATAGGTTTTGACAAAATCAGGAATTTGCTTAAAGAACTTTGTTTAAGTGCTCTCGGTAGAGAGCGTGTTGATAATATAAGTTTTTTGACAAATTATTCCCTTATTCATCAATTTATTAATCAGGTTGAAGAATTTAAAAACGTTTGCCAACATGAAGATAATTTCCCCTTAAATTATTATTTAGATTGCAGACCTTTTTTAGAAAAAGCTAAAATCGAAGGAACTTATATTGAAGCAGAAGAACTTGTTAGTTTACAAAAATCATTATTAACAGTAAAAGCAGTTTTAAATTTTTTCAAAAATGATAATGACTTAAAGTACAATCATTTATTAAAACTTACTGAAAAAATAAAACTATATCCATACATATATGATGAAATAGAAAAAATAATTAATAAACATGGTAAAATAAAAGACAAAGCATCTACTGAACTCGCACATATAAGAAAAAAAATTTCAAGCAAACAGGCAAATGTTTCAAAACAAATATCAAAAATACTAAATTCTGCCAAAGAGCAGGGTTGGGTTGATGCTGATGTGTCTTTATCAATCAGAAACGGACGTATGGTAATACCTGTTTTGTCAGCAAACAAAAGAAAAATAAACGGCTTTGTTCATGATGAATCATCCACAGGAAAAACTTCTTTTATTGAACCTTCGGAAATTGTTGAGACAAATAACGAAATTAAAGAACTTGAATATGCTGAAAAACGTGAAATAATAAAAATACTGATTAATTTCACAAATAATATAAGACCTTATATTGATGAACTTATTTATTACTATCAATTCTTGGGGATTATTGATTTTATAAGAGCCAAAACATTATTAGCAATAAAACTGAAATCAATTAAACCTGCTTTTGTAAACGAGCGAATAATTGATTGGCACAATGCAAAACATCCTTTATTATTTCTATCGCATATTAAAGAAAATAAAAGAATTGTTCCTTTAACTATTTTTTTAGATCATGAGCAAAGAATAATATTAATTTCAGGACCTAATGCAGGTGGAAAATCTGTTTGCCTGAAAACAGTAGGCTTGCTTCAATATATGTTACAATGCGGATTGTTAGTACCAATGAGTGAACAATCAAAAATGGGAATATTTGAAAACATATTTATTGATATAGGCGATGAACAGTCAATAGAAAATGATTTAAGTACTTATAGTTCGCATTTACTAAACATGAAATATTTTATCAGGAAAACTGATGAAAACACATTACTGTTAATTGATGAGTTTGGTACCGGTACTGAACCTATGTTAGGTGGTGCTATTGCTGAATCTTTGCTGAACAAACTAAATGATAAAAACACTTTTGGAGTAATTACAACACATTACACAAATTTAAAACATTTTGCATCGCAAAAAGAAGGTATAGTAAATGGTGCAATGCTTTATGATTCGAACAAATTAGAACCTATATTTCAATTAGAAATCGGAAAACCCGGCAGTTCATTTGCTTTTGAAATAGCAAGGAAAATTGGTTTACCTGAAGATATTCTTGATTCTGCTAAAGAAAAAATCGGAGAAGAACATATTCATTTTGATAAACATCTGAAAAATATTGTAAGAGACAAAAGATACTGGGAAAATAAAAGAAAAAAAATACGTATTTCTGAAAAAAAACTCCTTGAAATTATTGAAAAGCAAAGTAAAGAACTAAACGAAGCACAATCGAAGAAAAAAAATATAGTAGAACAAGCAAATATCGAAGCAAAAGAATTATTATCATCAGTAAATAAAAAAATCGAAAATACTATCAGAAAAATAAAGGAAAGTGACGCTGAAAAAGAAAAAACAAAATCAATAAGAAAGGAATTTGAAGAATTTAAAACAAATATTGAAAAAAAACAGGATTCCCATAACAAAATTATAACCGATAAGATACACAAGTTGAAAAAGATAGAAAATCAATTAAAAAAGAAAAATCCGGAGCTTGTAAAAGAAAAACCAATTAAAAATAAAAATGAACCCGACTATATTATAAGAATTGGAGATAAAGTTAAGATCATTGACCAGCAAGCTGCAGGAGAAGTAATTGATATGAACGAAAAAAATATAGTTATTGGAATAGGAAATATAATCACAACAATTAGTAAAGATAAACTTGAAAAGATAAGTAATAACGAATTTAGGCGCATTACAGGAAAAAGAAGTTCATCAATAACAGCATGGGATCCACATAAACGAAAATTAAATTTTAAACCGGGCATAGATATTCGTGGGAAAAGAGCTGATGAAGCACTCAGAATTGTTGCCGAATATATTGACGAAGCAATTGTGGTTGAAGCAAAAGAAGTTAAAATACTTCATGGCAAAGGAGATGGAATTTTAAGACAAATAATCAGGGATTATCTAAAAACTATAAACCTTATTAAATCTTGTAATGATGAACATATTGATGCCGGTGGGGCAGGTATTACTGTAGTAAATTTTTGATAAAAAGTGAGCTTAAAATTATGGTACTACCACGAATTTAATGGGTAATGTTTTAATGATAAAATGATTAAATGATAAAATAATAAAAAAAGCTATAAATTCATTGGACAGGAACAATAAATTTATACTGAGCATTCATATTGAGCGTAATCGAAATGTAGTCGTAGTATAACATTTACGCATTTATGCATTTAATCATTTACATATTTAATTATTCCCACTAAAATAACAGTAGAATCCAAATCATTAATAAATCCCAATTTTATGATGTTTCATTTGCTTTTTTAGTTCTTTAGCATTATCGGTTACTTTTTGAAGTGATATCCAGAAATTTTTATTATGGCTTTTTTCAACTGTATGAACCAGTTCATGTAATAAAACATAATCTATCAAGTGGTCGGGTAAATTCATTAAATGAACAGAAAGAGAAATAATATTATCATGCGAACAACTTCCCCATCTTGATTTTAAATTTTTTATTACAATATCTTTATAAAATAATCCTGTTTTTTTTGCTAAATATTCCAATCTTTCAGGTAAAATATCGTATGCTTCAAGCTCCCATGCTTTTTCAATACCCCTCCTTATTGCTTTTTGAACATTCTCATTTTTTATATTTATATCAATAGGATAATTAACAAATATTTTTGTGTCATTTACATTTACAGATATTTTATTATCATTATGTTGATTTATTTCAAGTATATGTTTCCTTGTTTTAAAAACTGAATTTTTATTGAATATTGTTTTATTACTTTCAATATCTTTAATTTTATCTGAATGTGTTTTAATCCATTCCTGCTTTTTATAAACAACTTGTTCTGCATTTTTGAATGAAACAAACATCGGGAAAGAAACCCTAACTCCTTTAAATGGTTTTATTGAAATATTAATATTTTTAATGCGGGAATTTTGAATAAAATGGACACAACCAATATCTTCAATATGAATTTTTTTTTCTTTTTGCACAATAAATATTAAAAAAATATAATGACAGTGAAACGAATGACATGAAGTTAATGACCCCGTGAAATATTGCTTCGCAATTTCACAGGGCAGGCGGTGAAGCATAATGACAAATAGTAAAACGCAATTTATATCCGAGAGCAGTATAAGTTACTTTATTAAAGTACTAAGTTCTTCAAAAGCTTTATCAACATTTGTAATAAGATCTTTTACAATTTTTTTATAATGTGCTTTTACTAATTTTGGATTATCTTTTCCATCAGGGTGATTAACACGTATAATTAAATCGTTTCTCATTTTTACAGTATTTTCAATAATCCCTAATACTTCTTTTTCTTTTTTTTGTGGGAATAAATACATATATGTATAACAATCTGAAATTACTTCATATGTTAAATACTCAATATCTTTTTTTAAATTTTTAATGCTTGCCATAATATTTTACAGTTATAATTTATAAATTAAAGATAGTGTGTAAAGTTAATAATTTAACTTCCCTTTATAGTAGCGAGAGAGAGACTTGAACTCTCGACCTCATGATTATGAATCATGCGCTCTAACCACCTGAGCTACCTCGCCAAATTTTAAGTTTGCAAATTTAATATTTTTATTAATATATTTTCCCAAATTAACAATAAAATATTATTTCCAGTCTTAATTTTCCGAAAACAAATACACTATAACTATGTTAATAATGGTGTATATCAATTATTATATGCTTACAAAACTTAAGCTAATAACTATTTCCGTTTTTTAGAAAATAAAATATTTTTATTGATTTTTTTTTTATATATTGCAATTATACGTTTATTTTATAATTAAA
This window of the Bacteroidales bacterium genome carries:
- a CDS encoding M48 family metallopeptidase — encoded protein: MQKEKKIHIEDIGCVHFIQNSRIKNINISIKPFKGVRVSFPMFVSFKNAEQVVYKKQEWIKTHSDKIKDIESNKTIFNKNSVFKTRKHILEINQHNDNKISVNVNDTKIFVNYPIDINIKNENVQKAIRRGIEKAWELEAYDILPERLEYLAKKTGLFYKDIVIKNLKSRWGSCSHDNIISLSVHLMNLPDHLIDYVLLHELVHTVEKSHNKNFWISLQKVTDNAKELKKQMKHHKIGIY
- a CDS encoding Smr/MutS family protein, which codes for MVYPQNFEYKIGFDKIRNLLKELCLSALGRERVDNISFLTNYSLIHQFINQVEEFKNVCQHEDNFPLNYYLDCRPFLEKAKIEGTYIEAEELVSLQKSLLTVKAVLNFFKNDNDLKYNHLLKLTEKIKLYPYIYDEIEKIINKHGKIKDKASTELAHIRKKISSKQANVSKQISKILNSAKEQGWVDADVSLSIRNGRMVIPVLSANKRKINGFVHDESSTGKTSFIEPSEIVETNNEIKELEYAEKREIIKILINFTNNIRPYIDELIYYYQFLGIIDFIRAKTLLAIKLKSIKPAFVNERIIDWHNAKHPLLFLSHIKENKRIVPLTIFLDHEQRIILISGPNAGGKSVCLKTVGLLQYMLQCGLLVPMSEQSKMGIFENIFIDIGDEQSIENDLSTYSSHLLNMKYFIRKTDENTLLLIDEFGTGTEPMLGGAIAESLLNKLNDKNTFGVITTHYTNLKHFASQKEGIVNGAMLYDSNKLEPIFQLEIGKPGSSFAFEIARKIGLPEDILDSAKEKIGEEHIHFDKHLKNIVRDKRYWENKRKKIRISEKKLLEIIEKQSKELNEAQSKKKNIVEQANIEAKELLSSVNKKIENTIRKIKESDAEKEKTKSIRKEFEEFKTNIEKKQDSHNKIITDKIHKLKKIENQLKKKNPELVKEKPIKNKNEPDYIIRIGDKVKIIDQQAAGEVIDMNEKNIVIGIGNIITTISKDKLEKISNNEFRRITGKRSSSITAWDPHKRKLNFKPGIDIRGKRADEALRIVAEYIDEAIVVEAKEVKILHGKGDGILRQIIRDYLKTINLIKSCNDEHIDAGGAGITVVNF